AATTCTCAGGGGTTTGCCGATACTTGGGGCGTAAGAATATTGTGGCGTTTGATTTCGTGAAGCTGCAAATTCAGGTATTGGGGCGATCGCTCTGGCAAACCGATGTGCGGGGCGGGACAGCCAGGGTTGAAGATGTGCTTTCGGGGATGGTACAAAAACTTCCCTTTTTTGCCTTCTTTGCCGCAACGGAAAACTTTATCGCTGCACGGGGACGTGGGGGCGGGTTAGCGATTTGGGTTAAAGACTCTCAGTAGATCACAAACCTTAGCTTGGATTCCCCCTAGCCCCCTTAAGGAAAGGGGGAATCGAGCCGAAGATGGTTTGCAGTCCCCCTTTTTATAGACGCAAAGCGGCTTCCCGAAGGGTAGGGGGATTCAGGGGGATCTACTACTCGTTGATACATGACAGATAACTTTTAAAGCACTCCTCCAAATTAGAGCCCAATGATTCAACGTATGACCGCTTTGGTGTTAGGCATAATCACGCTCGGTATTTTGCTTCTATCGCGTCCAGCTTATGCTGAAACCTGGACGCGAATCGTAACCTCCGCTGATGGGATGCAGGAACAGTATATAGACATTGATTCAATTCAGACGAAAAACGATCATGTGCGCCTAAAAACCTATTGGCTGGATGTCACCAAACCGGAAGATGTGACCTATGCGGTGACAGAATACGACTGCGATCGCCACCTTTATCGCGATATAGAACTCAACGGCAAACCTCACCCAACCGATTGGTACACCCTAGACGACGATCCACTTAACCAAGCTGTAATGAAGTATTCCTGCTCTGGACAGTATAAGTAAAGACATAGGTTCTATCTAACTTGAATGTATGAGAACTCCTGCGCTACTTCAACTCAAGATATCCTCTTTCAAACGCCCATCTCGCTATTTAATGCCATTGGCGATCGCCACATCGTTGGTAGTCGGATTGGGCGATCGCCTTGGTGCCCAAACCTTACCCCTTCCCGATAATCTGATTGACTTTAGCTCGGAAGCGGGACAGGCTCTATTTATAAATAGCGACGCCCGTGCGGATTATTGGGTGCTCAGCCCCCATTTTGAGAGCCAAGTTAACCTGGCCTATTGCGGTGTGGCGAGCATGGTGATGGTGTTGAACAGCATGGACGTTCCGCCGCCCGTCGCGCCAGAGTACGGTGAGTTTCGCGTCTTTACCCAAGATAACTTTTTTGAGAATCCTGA
This genomic stretch from Synechococcales cyanobacterium T60_A2020_003 harbors:
- a CDS encoding phytochelatin synthase family protein; this encodes MRTPALLQLKISSFKRPSRYLMPLAIATSLVVGLGDRLGAQTLPLPDNLIDFSSEAGQALFINSDARADYWVLSPHFESQVNLAYCGVASMVMVLNSMDVPPPVAPEYGEFRVFTQDNFFENPDTEAVVSEAMVTQQGMTVDELGGLIGSDGTQVEVFHAEDTTIEAFREQAIANLNDPDNYILVNYLRREIGQESGGHISPLAAYDAESDRFLILDVSRY